The sequence CGCCAACGAACACCCCACCGACGAGGATCTGGACCGCTATAACGAAGTCCACGAACGCCTGCGCCACCTGGGCGACGAGGCCTATGAAAGCGACGTGAAGGCCGCCCTCGCAGGGCTGGGCCTGTCGGAGCCAACGTGGGAACAGGCTCCGGTCACGCTCAGCGGTGGCCAGCGCACCCGCCTCGCCATCGCCCACCTGCTGCTTGCCGGCACCGACGTGCTCTGCCTCGACGAACCGACCAACCACCTGGACGTCGCTGCCATCGAATGGCTGGAGGAGTACCTGATCCGATATCCCGGCGCCGCGCTGATCATTTCGCACGACCGTTATTTCATGGACCAGGTCGGCACGAAGGTCACCGAGCTCGCGGACGGCCGCACCAAATCCTACCCCGGCAACTACAGCCAGTACATCCGCCTCAAGGAAGAGGAGGTTGAGCGACAGCGAAAGGTCTACGATCAGCAGCAGGAGACGATTCAAAAGCTCCAGATCTACATCGACCGCTATCGCGCCGGCAACCGCGCCACGATGTCCAAGTCCCGCCAGAAGGCCCTCGCGCGCATCGAACGGGTGGACCGTCCGCACGAAATCAGCGGTCCCAGCATCCAGTTCCGGGCCGACGTGCGTTCCGGCGACGACGTCCTGCAGGTGCGGGGCGTCAGCAAATCCTTCGACGGCCGGGATGTGCTGCGCGACGTCTCGTTCGAGGTCAGCCGCGGGGAGCGCGTGGGAATTATCGGCGCAAATGGCACCGGGAAAACCACTCTGCTGAAGATCGTCGCGGACGAGATGAAGGCCGATTCCGGCGCCATCCGCTGGGGGATGAACACGGAGCCCGGCTATTTCGCGCAGGAAATGGACATGCCGCTGGACGGCGACACGGTCCTCGACGCACTCATGGACGCCGCCCCGCTCTCCATCGCGGAGGCCCGTGACACGCTGGCGCAGTTCGGCTTCCGCGGCGACGACGTGTTCCGCGAACTGCCGGTCCTCAGCGGCGGCGAGCGCAACCGCCTGCAACTGGCCGTCCTCCTGGCGCGCGGCGCGAACGTCGTGATGCTGGACGAACCAACCAACCACCTCGATCTCCCGTCACGAGATGCGCTGCAAACGGCGCTTTCGAAGTTCGGCGGCACCCTGCTGTTCGTGACGCATGACCGCTACATGCTACACGGCATCGCCACGCGCCTGCTGATCGTTGAAAACGGGACGGTCACCAGTTTCGACGGGACCTACGACGAATACCGGCGCCGTTTGGAGCGCAAGAAGGCGTCGAAGAGCTCGAAGAAAGCGCCTACTCGCCGTGGCAGGGCGCCGAAGGGCCCGAAACCGGAGCAGATCGAGGCCGAGATTCTGGAAATGGAAAAGCGCATCGCTGCGCTGACCAAGATCCTCGCTAACCCGGCGACCTATGCCGACCCCGAGGCCGCCCCGAAAGCCACCGAGGAGTACAACACCCTCACGCTGAAGCTGCCCGAGATGTACAACGCCTGGGAAACCGCCAGCGCCGCCGCGGAAGAGTGATACGGAAACGAGAAAACGGGGAAAGAGAAAATGAGGAAATCGGAAAACTCTTGAGCTGAGCATCGGGACGCAGACCCGTCCCACATCGGAAGACCCTCGGATCTGGCTCCTGGCGCTCAACTCGGTAACGCGAGAGCGTCCTCGCGCAGCCTGGAACAAATTGGCCCCTGGAGCGCAAAGAGGAGGGTACAATGGGCAACGGAGAGGTGGTGCCGGAGACGAAAGGTGTTACGGTGGAGTTACTCGAATCGGTCGACCTTGGCCCTGAGATCGAGGGCATGGCGGGGCGCCGATTTCGAATGCGTTTGGTCACAATCGAGCCTGGAGGCGTGTTCGGCCCGGTTCACGATCATATAGACAGACCGGGCATCGTCTACATATTGCAGGGTACGATCATTGACCATCGCGATGGGGTCGCTACGGCCTATGGGCCGGGATTGGGGTGGCCCGAGGACAGGAACACCACACACTGGCTTGAGAACAACGGAACGATTCCGGCGGTGGAAATCTCGGTCGACATAGTTAGGCAGGAGTAGGCCCAGCGTCATGGGGAGACGAGGAAGCGACCCAGCCATTTCCCCATTTCCCCATTTCAGGCTGGGTCACAACGCGTGTGTTTTGAATATTTTGGTTACCATGGATGCCAGGTTCGAGCGCGACGTAAAATGTAGATAGTGACGTTCGCGCTTGAGAGGTTTCCATGCTGAAGAAGAAATACCGTGAGCAGCCGCACCGGCCTGAACAGCCATTTCTGCTTCCTCCATCTATGGATGACTTGATCCCGCAGAATGCGCCGGTTCGGATGCTACGCGACGTAGTATCGCGCCTTGACTTGAGTGAGCTGGAGCGCCGGTACTCTCGGGTTGGGAACCCTCGGTATAACCCTCGCATGCTGTTGACAGTGCACTTGCTGGGGTTCTTGGAAGGGGTCCGTAGCAGTCGCAGGCTGGAGCAGGCTCTGTTGACGGACATTCGGTTCATGTTCGTTTCAGGCATGAGCCACCCGGACTACCGAACGATCGCGCGTTTCCGTCGAGACAACGCGGAGCATTTGCAGGGCCTCTTCGTTCAGACGGTTGAGTTGTGCCAGGAAGCGGGTCTTGTGTTGCTGGAGCACGTTTCGGTGGACGGGACAAAGATCGAAGCAGATGTAGCGCTGCGGGAGACGTACTCCCGGGAGCGGTTGGCGAAAGCGCGGGCGGCGCTGACGGCGCGGATAGAGCGTTTGCTGGCAGAAGCGGAAGCCATAGACGCCCTTGAGGACGCGGAGTTGGGGGACCGCCGGCTTGATGAGTTGCCGGAAGAGTTGAAAGACGCGGAGCGTCGCAAGAAGCGGTTGGACGAGGCGGAGGAGAAGTTGCGGGAGACGCATCACAAGTCGGTACCCGCGACGGACCTGGACGCGCGAGTTATGAAGACGCGTTCCGGACACCGTGCGGGTTACAACGGTCAGGTGGTTGTGGATCGTCACCGCCTGGTGATTGTGGCTGCGGAGTTGACCAACGATTGCACGGACAATGCTCAGTTCGCGCCGATGCTGGATCAGGTGACGGCGAATACCGGGGCGCAGCCCCTGGAGGCTACGGCGGACTGCGGATACCACAACAAGGAGACGTTGGGCTACATCGCGGAATCCGGCCTCAACGCCTATGTCCCGTATGGTGGTCGTGAGGCGAAGGCGGCGGAGGCATATACGTATGACGCAGATCGGGACACCTATACCAGCGAAGACGGTGTGGTGCTAACGTTTCGGCACATTCGGACCTCGGCTGGGTTCACGCATCGCGTATATCGTTCACGACGCAGCAAGATGCACAAGAGCCGGGAACTGTGTGTGCGGGCGGACGATGACCTCCAGAAGATGATGAAGGCGAAGATGTCGACCGCCGAAGCGAAAGCCATCTACAAGTGGCGCCAACAAGTTGTCGAGCCGGTGTTTGGTCGCTTGAAGACACGGTTCAACCTGCGAAGGTTCTTGTTGCGCGGCCTTCCGGGAGCCAGTGCGGAGTTTCTGTTAGCCTGCATGGCACACAACCTGGACAAGATCAGGGTATTCGGTCGTCCGATGGGGGTGGCAGGGGCGGTGTAACCCGCATACACAGGGCGAAACGGCCCTTGGGACCGCTCAAGCAACCCTGCCACCTCCTCGGAACGCGTTCAACTGATAGCCACCAATCGGATTAACGGCGAAACGGGATATGACCACACAATTTGATCGACAAAAACCGAAAACCCGATCAAGTTGCGACCCAGCCTGTGATGGGGAAATACCTAATTCCATTTCCTCATTTCCCCCGTTTCCTCATTTCCTCATTATCCGTTTAATGCGGTCAGTCGCTGTTGATTACCGGTCGGAAGAGGCCGGCGATCGACTCATTTTCGTGCACGCGGCGGATGGCCTCGGCGAAAAGGGGCGCCACGTCGATGACGCTGATCTTGGGAAGCTGCTGCGCGAGATCCTGCGGCAGGGAATTCGTAACGACAACTTCGGCGACTTCAGGACGGGACAACCGTTCGAGCGCGACGTCCGTGAAAAGCCCATGGGTCGCCATGATGTGGATATCCGGATTGGCTCCCTTGGCCAGGAGCATATCAACCGCCGCCATCATGCTTCCGCCTGTGCTTATCATATCTTCAACGATGACGCAGGTCCTGCCCTTCACGTCGCCGGCGAGGTGCGTGACGCTGGTCTTCTTGTGCTCCGGGTGAAATTTGTATCCGATGGCGAGGGGAGCCTCCAGGATATTGGCAATCCTCCGGGCCTTTTTCGCCATGCCTTCATCCGGCGACACCACCACGAGATCGGGCAGCTTTTTCGAGGCAATGTAGTCGCACATCAAAGGGCGGGCGGTCAGGTGGTCAACCGGGATATTGAAGAACCCCTGTATGGCATCCGCGTGCAGATCGAGCGCCATGACGCGATCCGCGCCGGCGCTGGTCAGGATATCCGCGACCAGTTTTGCGGTGATCGGCTCGCGCGGCATGTCTTTCTTCTCTTGCCTCGCATAGCCATAATAGGGAATCACTGCGTTGATGCGGGCTCCGGAGGCTCTCTTGACCGCGTCCATCATGACCAGGAGTTCCATGAGGTTCATGTCGACCGGCGGTCCGGTGGGTTGAACCAGAAATACATCCTTGCCGCGTACCGTGTCCTCGAATCGGACATACACTTCGCCGTCGTGGAACCGGTCCACTTCAACCTTGCCCAGCGGGACATCCAGTTCGTACGCGATCCGCCGGCTCAATTCCGGATTGGCCGTACCTGAAAACACTTGTAGTCGGTCATAAATGGCTGCCATCGATCATGCGCCCTCCCGGCAGGATGATAGCACAATGCCTGTGGCGCAGGGGGGCGGGTTGCGCGTGGAGCGCCGCCTTCGGTTGTCTCTAATGTGTGTGAGTGCTATCGTGACAGGAAAGGAATCGCCGAGCGGATGCGCGTCCTCGTAATCGGTGGCAACGGCATGCTGGGCCGCGACGTAGTCGCGGCTTTTCGTCATGGGCATAACGTTCTTTGGGCGGACCGTGCGTGCGGCGATCTCACGATCGACATCACCGACCGGCACGCCACGACCGCGGCGCTGCGGCAGACCACCCCGGAACTGGTGATCAACTGCGCGGCCTTCACGGACGTGGACCGGGCGGAGCGCGAGCCGGACGAAGCGTACCGCATCAACGCCTGGGGCACATGGAATCTTGCCTCGGCGTGCGAACTGCACGCGCTGCCGCTGATGCACGTTAGCACGGACTTCGTGTTCGATGGGGAGAAGGGCGCGCCGTATATGGAATTCGACCGGCCGCATCCGATCAACGAATACGGATCGTCCAAACTCGCGGGCGAGCACGCGCTTCAGTGGAGCATGCGCCGGTTCTGGCTTGTGCGCACCCAGTGGCTGTTCGGCGCCGGCGGAAAGTGCTTTCCAGGCACGATGCTGAAACTGGCGGCCAGACAGGACACCATCGACGTTATCGACGATCAGTTCGGCTCGCCGGCCTATTCGGTCGACGTTGCGGCGTTCATGAAGACCATCGTCGAGGAGTGCCCTTTCGGCGTCTACCATGTAAACAACTCGGGGGAGTGTTCGTGGCACGATTTCGCCAGGGCCATCGTGGAACGCGGCGGATACGACGCGGACATGATCCGTCCGATATCGGCGGAGCGATTCGACTCTCCGACAAAACGCCCGCGACGAAGCACATTGCGACGCCTCAGCCTCGAGATGCAGGGCAAAGACAATGCGCGCAGCTGGCAAGACGCGTTAGCCGACTATTTTGCGTCGCTGTGAAACCCGGAATTGACTAATGGATTACTCGAAAACACTGAACCTGCCGAAGACCGATTTCGCGATGAAGGCCAATCTGCCGGACCGCGAACCGCCACGCCTCGCCAACTGGCTCGAAACGGACCTGTACGGGCAGCTGATGAAGCGCCCCGGCAAGGGCAAGTTCATCCTGCACGACGGGCCGCCCTACGCCAACGGCGATATCCATATGGGGCATGCGCTCAACAAGACCCTGAAGGATTTCGTCGTCCGGTCGCACGCGATGATGGGCTACACCGCGCCGTACATCCCCGGGTGGGACTGCCACGGCATGCCGATTGAGAACAAGGTCCGCGAACAGTTTCGCGAGAAGAAGGAAGCGCCCACCCGGGACGGCATCCGCAAGGCATGCCGCGAATATGCCGGGAAATGGGTGCAGACTCAGAAGAAGGAATTCGAGCGTCTGGGCGTGATGGGGGATTGGGACCACCCTTACCTCACGATGGACGACCGGCAGGTCGCGCGCGAGATTCGTGTTTTCGGCGAGCTTGCGGATAAGGGCTTCATCTATCGCGGCCTGAAGCCGGTGATGTGGTGCATCAAGGACGAGACGGCGCTGGCGGAAGCGGAGATCGAGTACGCGGACCACGTGTCGCCGTCGATCCACGTCCGTTTCGCGCTTAAGGACGACCCGAACGGCGTGTTCGCCAGCGATGTGCTCGACATCCCCGCGGAACGCTGCTACACCATCATCTGGACCACTACCCCGTGGACCATCCCCGCCAATACCGCCGTCGCGGTGGCCCCGGAGGAAGTCTACGTCGTTGTGAAAGCAGACGGCGACTTCTATCTGGTTGCCCGCGAACTGCTGGGCGCCACGATGGAAGCCATCGGCGCGCTGCCGTTCGAGGAGGTCAATGAGGTCAAGGGTAAGAACCTGTTGGGGCTGGTTTTCAAACACCCGCTATTCGACCGCGACTCGAGGTTGATCACCGCGGACTACGTGACGATGGACACGGGCACCGGCGTGGTGCATACGGCGCCGGGACACGGGCGCGAAGACTTCGAGAGCGGCGTGCGCTGGGGTTTGCCCATCATCAACCCGGTTTCGCCAAACGGCCACTTCACCGAAGAGGCCGGCCCGTTCGCGGGCATGAAATTGGGCGAAGGCGACAAAGCGGTGCGCACGGCCCTGAGCGAGAACGGCGCCCTGCTGAGCGAAGAGGAATTTACGCATTCCTATCCGCACTGCTGGCGCTGCGGCCGCCCGCTGATATTTCGCGCGACCGTCCAGTGGTTTATGGACATCGACCACGATGGCCACCGCGAGCGGTGCCTTGCCGACATCCCGTCGGTCCGCTGGGTCCCGTCCGAGAGCATCAACCGCATTTCCGCGATGGTGAGCCAGCGCCCGGACTGGTGTCTCAGCCGTCAGCGCGCATGGGGCGTCGGCATACCGGTTGTTGTCTGCGAAACCTGTGACGAACCGCTTCTGAAGAGCGCGCCGATCAACGCGGTGGCGGACCTAGTGGAAAAGCAGGGCTCCGACGCCTGGTTCAATGTGCCGGCCGAGAGGTTTCTTCCCGATGGAACGGTCTGCCCCAAGTGCGGCGGTACAAAGTGGCGCAAGGAAACCGACATCCTCGATGTCTGGTTCGACAGCGGGGCCACCTGCCGAACGGTTATGGAAGGCCGGGGCGAACTTGCGTACCCTGCAGATGTGTATCTGGAAGGGTCCGACCAGCATCGCGGGTGGTTCAACGCGGCGCTGATGGTCGGGGAAGCTACGAAGGGCGTGCCTCCGTTCAAAGCCGTCGTCACCAACGGCTTCATGGTGGACGAGCAGGGACGCGCGATGAGCAAGAGCAAGGGCACCGGCGTCTCGCCGCAGGTGATCATCCACAAGTTCGGCGCGGACGTTTTGCGCCTCTGGGTGAGCAGCACCGACTACACGGAAGACGCCAAGTTCGGCCCGCAAATCCTGGAGCGGGTGGCGGACGCCTACCGCAAAGTGCGAAACACCCTGCGGTTCCTGTTGAGCAACCTGAGCGATTTCGACGCGACGCAAAACGCCGTGCCCGCCGGGCAGATGCGGGAGATCGACCGCTGGGTGATGCTTCGCCTTCAGGAAGTGATCGCCGAAGCCCGCGATGGGTATGATAGCTTTGAATTCACCAGGGTCTACAGGGCTGTGTACGGGTTCTGTGTCACGGAGCTCAGTTCGTTTTACCTGGACGTTCTGAAGGACCGGCTTTATGCATCCGCGCCGAACGATCCGGGCCGGCGGTCCGCACAGACGGCGCTGTACCACATCGCCGAGACGCTTATCCTCCTGATGGCGCCGATCCTTGTGTTCACGTCCGACGAGGCCTGGCAGGAACTGCGGAAATGCAACAGCAGCCTTCCGGACAGCGTTCACCTGGCGCTCTTGCCCGGAGTGGACGCGACCTGGAAGAACGACGGTCTGAAAGCCGGGTGGGACCGGCTTCTGGCGCTTCGCGACGACGTAAACAAATCGCTGGAAGAGGCGCGAAACGACGGCACCGTGGGTAAGCCACTGGAGGCGTGTGTCAACATCTCGGTCAAGGACCAGTACACGGCCGCGACCGCCATGGAGAATGATCTCGAGGCGTTGCGCGAAGCGCTCAATGTCTCCGCGGTGAACGTACAGGTGAGCGCAGCGGAGGACCGCATTTCGGTGACCGCCGCAACGGGCGCGAAATGCCCGCGGTGCTGGCTCATCAAGAACGATATCGGATCGAATAACCGGCAGCCTGACCTATGCGGTCGATGCGCCGAAGCCGTCCCGGCGGAATCAGCCTGACTCCGTCCGAAATGAAGGGAGACACCGTGACCGCAAAACCACAGCGCAATCTGGAGCCCTATAAGAAGAAGCTTCGCGAACTCTACGCGCACCTCACCGCCGAACGGGACGCGATGGAGGAAGCCGGCCTGCACGAAAACCTCGTTGACGAGACCGGCGAGCGTCCGGGCGTCGACACGCACCCGGCTGACGCCGGAACGGAGCTATTCCTGCGTGAACGCGATCAGGTGCTGGAGAATAACCTGGACACCATCCTTGAGCAGTGTGAACGGGCTCTGAAAAAGATCGAGGATGGAACGTACGGCTACAGCGACGAGAGCGGGGAGTTCATCGGGGAAGACCGGCTCGACGCGGTGCCGTATGCCAACCTGACCGTTGAGGAGCAAGAGCATTACATCGGTGGTTAACGGTTGTCGATGAAGCGCTTCGCCTTCTACATTCTCGCGCTCGTTGTGCTGGCTTTCGACGGGCTTACGAAGTCCTGGGCACTGAGCACTCTGGCCGGCGGTCGAAACCTTTCCGTTATCCCCGGCTATGTCTCGCTGAGCGTGGTTTACAATCGAGGCTCGGCGTTCGGGATCGTGCGGCAGGGCTCCGCGGCTCTTGCAGTCATCGCGCTCATCGCGATCGGTTTCATGGTCTACATCGAGCGGCGAGGACTGCCGGACCGACTGGCCCGCGCGGCGATCGCCCTCCAACTGGGCGGCGCACTCGGGAATTTCGCGGACCGCGCGCGGTTCGGGTACGTCATAGACTTCATAGAGCTGGACTGGCGCGGGAAGAACATCTGGCCCGTGTTCAATATCGCGGACTCGGCGATCACGGTAGGTACCATCCTGCTGATCTGGTGGCTCTGGCGCTCGCAGGCCGCCGAAGCGCGGGAGGCCGCAAAGACCGCACGCTAACCAGGATTCTGACTGGATTCACTCGTAACCCATGCATCCGATATTGTTTCAACTTGGCCCGATAAGGGTGTACTCGTTCGGCGTCATGGTGATGCTGGGCTTTCTGGCGGCGGCCTGGTGGGCCACCCGGTCCGGCGCGCGGCGCGGAATATCCCCGGAGACGGTGATGGACGCAGCGCTCTTCATCTTTGTGCCCGCG is a genomic window of Armatimonadota bacterium containing:
- a CDS encoding ABC-F family ATP-binding cassette domain-containing protein produces the protein MALITAQNVQKYFGSDQVLIDASLQLNEGERLCLVGPNGAGKTTLLRCILGDENTDGGSIALLPGLRLGILEQHSSFTEVPTVWDAAMSARPELIACRDEARALEEAWAANEHPTDEDLDRYNEVHERLRHLGDEAYESDVKAALAGLGLSEPTWEQAPVTLSGGQRTRLAIAHLLLAGTDVLCLDEPTNHLDVAAIEWLEEYLIRYPGAALIISHDRYFMDQVGTKVTELADGRTKSYPGNYSQYIRLKEEEVERQRKVYDQQQETIQKLQIYIDRYRAGNRATMSKSRQKALARIERVDRPHEISGPSIQFRADVRSGDDVLQVRGVSKSFDGRDVLRDVSFEVSRGERVGIIGANGTGKTTLLKIVADEMKADSGAIRWGMNTEPGYFAQEMDMPLDGDTVLDALMDAAPLSIAEARDTLAQFGFRGDDVFRELPVLSGGERNRLQLAVLLARGANVVMLDEPTNHLDLPSRDALQTALSKFGGTLLFVTHDRYMLHGIATRLLIVENGTVTSFDGTYDEYRRRLERKKASKSSKKAPTRRGRAPKGPKPEQIEAEILEMEKRIAALTKILANPATYADPEAAPKATEEYNTLTLKLPEMYNAWETASAAAEE
- a CDS encoding cupin domain-containing protein, with the protein product MGNGEVVPETKGVTVELLESVDLGPEIEGMAGRRFRMRLVTIEPGGVFGPVHDHIDRPGIVYILQGTIIDHRDGVATAYGPGLGWPEDRNTTHWLENNGTIPAVEISVDIVRQE
- a CDS encoding IS1182 family transposase yields the protein MLKKKYREQPHRPEQPFLLPPSMDDLIPQNAPVRMLRDVVSRLDLSELERRYSRVGNPRYNPRMLLTVHLLGFLEGVRSSRRLEQALLTDIRFMFVSGMSHPDYRTIARFRRDNAEHLQGLFVQTVELCQEAGLVLLEHVSVDGTKIEADVALRETYSRERLAKARAALTARIERLLAEAEAIDALEDAELGDRRLDELPEELKDAERRKKRLDEAEEKLRETHHKSVPATDLDARVMKTRSGHRAGYNGQVVVDRHRLVIVAAELTNDCTDNAQFAPMLDQVTANTGAQPLEATADCGYHNKETLGYIAESGLNAYVPYGGREAKAAEAYTYDADRDTYTSEDGVVLTFRHIRTSAGFTHRVYRSRRSKMHKSRELCVRADDDLQKMMKAKMSTAEAKAIYKWRQQVVEPVFGRLKTRFNLRRFLLRGLPGASAEFLLACMAHNLDKIRVFGRPMGVAGAV
- a CDS encoding ribose-phosphate pyrophosphokinase, with translation MAAIYDRLQVFSGTANPELSRRIAYELDVPLGKVEVDRFHDGEVYVRFEDTVRGKDVFLVQPTGPPVDMNLMELLVMMDAVKRASGARINAVIPYYGYARQEKKDMPREPITAKLVADILTSAGADRVMALDLHADAIQGFFNIPVDHLTARPLMCDYIASKKLPDLVVVSPDEGMAKKARRIANILEAPLAIGYKFHPEHKKTSVTHLAGDVKGRTCVIVEDMISTGGSMMAAVDMLLAKGANPDIHIMATHGLFTDVALERLSRPEVAEVVVTNSLPQDLAQQLPKISVIDVAPLFAEAIRRVHENESIAGLFRPVINSD
- the rfbD gene encoding dTDP-4-dehydrorhamnose reductase, with protein sequence MRVLVIGGNGMLGRDVVAAFRHGHNVLWADRACGDLTIDITDRHATTAALRQTTPELVINCAAFTDVDRAEREPDEAYRINAWGTWNLASACELHALPLMHVSTDFVFDGEKGAPYMEFDRPHPINEYGSSKLAGEHALQWSMRRFWLVRTQWLFGAGGKCFPGTMLKLAARQDTIDVIDDQFGSPAYSVDVAAFMKTIVEECPFGVYHVNNSGECSWHDFARAIVERGGYDADMIRPISAERFDSPTKRPRRSTLRRLSLEMQGKDNARSWQDALADYFASL
- the ileS gene encoding isoleucine--tRNA ligase, whose translation is MDYSKTLNLPKTDFAMKANLPDREPPRLANWLETDLYGQLMKRPGKGKFILHDGPPYANGDIHMGHALNKTLKDFVVRSHAMMGYTAPYIPGWDCHGMPIENKVREQFREKKEAPTRDGIRKACREYAGKWVQTQKKEFERLGVMGDWDHPYLTMDDRQVAREIRVFGELADKGFIYRGLKPVMWCIKDETALAEAEIEYADHVSPSIHVRFALKDDPNGVFASDVLDIPAERCYTIIWTTTPWTIPANTAVAVAPEEVYVVVKADGDFYLVARELLGATMEAIGALPFEEVNEVKGKNLLGLVFKHPLFDRDSRLITADYVTMDTGTGVVHTAPGHGREDFESGVRWGLPIINPVSPNGHFTEEAGPFAGMKLGEGDKAVRTALSENGALLSEEEFTHSYPHCWRCGRPLIFRATVQWFMDIDHDGHRERCLADIPSVRWVPSESINRISAMVSQRPDWCLSRQRAWGVGIPVVVCETCDEPLLKSAPINAVADLVEKQGSDAWFNVPAERFLPDGTVCPKCGGTKWRKETDILDVWFDSGATCRTVMEGRGELAYPADVYLEGSDQHRGWFNAALMVGEATKGVPPFKAVVTNGFMVDEQGRAMSKSKGTGVSPQVIIHKFGADVLRLWVSSTDYTEDAKFGPQILERVADAYRKVRNTLRFLLSNLSDFDATQNAVPAGQMREIDRWVMLRLQEVIAEARDGYDSFEFTRVYRAVYGFCVTELSSFYLDVLKDRLYASAPNDPGRRSAQTALYHIAETLILLMAPILVFTSDEAWQELRKCNSSLPDSVHLALLPGVDATWKNDGLKAGWDRLLALRDDVNKSLEEARNDGTVGKPLEACVNISVKDQYTAATAMENDLEALREALNVSAVNVQVSAAEDRISVTAATGAKCPRCWLIKNDIGSNNRQPDLCGRCAEAVPAESA
- the lspA gene encoding signal peptidase II; this translates as MKRFAFYILALVVLAFDGLTKSWALSTLAGGRNLSVIPGYVSLSVVYNRGSAFGIVRQGSAALAVIALIAIGFMVYIERRGLPDRLARAAIALQLGGALGNFADRARFGYVIDFIELDWRGKNIWPVFNIADSAITVGTILLIWWLWRSQAAEAREAAKTAR